In Candidatus Promineifilum breve, one genomic interval encodes:
- the nuoH gene encoding NADH-quinone oxidoreductase subunit NuoH: protein MTPGEIAIRALIIGFIISFAVITGFAYTTLLERKVLARLQARVGPNRAGYIPVPWRGGEKRFLGGFLQPAADAVKLFFKEDPTPAKVDRVIYNLAPMLAVIPAILILAVIPWAPAFRLGPWRFTPYFAIAPGINVGVLFILAVTSIGVYGVVLAGWASNSKYAVLGGIRASAQMISYELALGIIVLIPIMMANSMDLGRIVEAQRPVWFIFIQPLAALVFYIAALAELQRAPFDLLEAEQELSAGFNVEYAGMRFGMFFMAEYMKMISLSAIFATLFLGGFGGPFVDRFPWLGFIYIIAKIIASLFVMIWVRASLPRLRYDQLMGFGWKALLPIAVLNFLVTAVVIVMYEEGTLAPIIESVRLFFTG from the coding sequence ATGACTCCAGGCGAGATCGCGATTCGCGCCTTAATCATCGGCTTTATTATCAGCTTTGCCGTCATCACCGGCTTTGCCTACACCACGCTGCTGGAGCGCAAGGTGCTGGCCCGGCTACAGGCGCGCGTCGGCCCCAACCGGGCGGGCTATATCCCTGTGCCCTGGCGCGGCGGGGAGAAGCGCTTCCTGGGCGGCTTTCTGCAACCGGCGGCCGACGCCGTGAAGCTGTTCTTCAAGGAAGACCCCACCCCGGCCAAGGTCGATCGGGTCATCTATAACCTGGCCCCCATGCTGGCCGTCATCCCGGCTATCCTGATCCTGGCCGTCATTCCCTGGGCGCCGGCCTTTCGCCTCGGCCCGTGGCGCTTCACGCCCTATTTCGCCATCGCGCCGGGCATCAACGTCGGCGTGCTGTTCATCCTGGCCGTCACGTCCATCGGCGTCTATGGCGTGGTGTTGGCTGGGTGGGCGTCGAACAGCAAGTACGCTGTACTGGGCGGCATTCGCGCCTCGGCGCAGATGATTAGCTACGAACTGGCGCTGGGCATTATCGTCCTCATCCCGATTATGATGGCGAACTCGATGGATTTGGGCCGCATCGTGGAGGCCCAGCGGCCGGTCTGGTTCATCTTTATCCAGCCGCTGGCGGCGCTGGTGTTCTACATCGCCGCGCTGGCCGAGTTGCAGCGCGCGCCGTTCGACCTGCTGGAGGCCGAGCAGGAGCTATCGGCCGGGTTCAACGTGGAGTATGCCGGGATGCGCTTCGGCATGTTCTTCATGGCCGAGTACATGAAGATGATCTCGCTCAGCGCTATTTTCGCCACGTTATTTTTGGGTGGCTTCGGCGGGCCGTTCGTCGACCGCTTCCCGTGGCTGGGCTTCATCTACATCATCGCCAAGATCATCGCCAGTCTGTTCGTGATGATCTGGGTGCGGGCCTCGCTGCCGCGCCTCCGCTATGACCAATTGATGGGTTTCGGCTGGAAGGCGCTGCTGCCCATCGCCGTGCTCAATTTCCTGGTGACGGCCGTCGTCATCGTGATGTACGAGGAAGGTACACTGGCCCCGATTATCGAATCGGTGCGACTGTTCTTTACAGGCTAA
- the nuoI gene encoding NADH-quinone oxidoreductase subunit NuoI, which yields MIGEILKGMGTTLKHMFQPPVTIQYPEVERPVRKRFKGRHELKRYDNGLERCIGCSLCAAACPADAIFVEAAENTDAERYSPGERYARVYEINMMRCIFCGYCEDACPTQAIVLEHEYELSFYDRASSIYTKGMLLVDIPINGIPTPQASEPGVYTRSIPDMENPK from the coding sequence ATGATCGGTGAGATTCTCAAAGGCATGGGCACGACGCTGAAGCATATGTTTCAGCCGCCGGTGACGATCCAATACCCGGAGGTGGAGCGGCCGGTGCGCAAGCGCTTCAAGGGCCGCCACGAACTGAAGCGGTATGATAACGGGCTGGAACGCTGCATCGGCTGTTCACTGTGCGCCGCGGCTTGCCCGGCCGACGCCATCTTCGTGGAGGCGGCCGAGAATACCGACGCCGAACGCTACTCGCCCGGCGAGCGCTACGCCCGCGTCTACGAGATCAACATGATGCGCTGCATCTTCTGCGGCTATTGCGAGGATGCCTGCCCCACCCAAGCCATTGTGCTGGAGCACGAATATGAACTGAGCTTCTACGACCGGGCCAGCTCGATCTATACCAAAGGGATGCTACTGGTCGATATCCCGATCAACGGCATCCCCACGCCCCAGGCCAGCGAGCCGGGCGTCTACACGCGGTCGATACCGGACATGGAAAACCCGAAATGA
- the nuoG gene encoding NADH-quinone oxidoreductase subunit NuoG, with translation MSDMVTLTIDGAEISVPKGMLVVDAAKKIDIDIPVFCYHPKLNPVGMCRMCLVEIGLPVIDRATGQKVLNPDGSVKLNFGKGLQTGCTVVVSEGMVVRTATVPVQDAREDIIEFLLTSHPLDCPVCDKGGECPLQNLTLAYGRDESRMDFRDKMKLAKHVPLGELIVLDRERCIQCARCTRFQAEIVDDPVIHFHNRGRRLEIVTFSDPGFDSYWSGNTTDICPVGALTSSDFRFEARPWELTPVASICPHCPVGCNTTMSTRREAISGGRNVIKRIMPRQNEAVNEIWICDKGRFVHHFADAPERLTRPLVRRDSRLEPVSWDDALDYVAGKLQQHKGAAAGIAGERLSNEDYFQFQRLFRQGLGSGNLDLAERRLAGGDVVAQVGLSRGSNLRDLKKGDVILVVAADLHEEAPVWWLRVKQAAERGATLIVLNARATRLDKFARYARHYAPGGALAAARELLTLAHVDTGAPEPDSAGAVAAALVEAENLVIFYGAEGLTYDESDALARTLGNLLLLKRGDDDTAASHAGRPNNGLVPVWSHGNTQGAWDMGIHPAFGPGYTAAANQGRGAAEIYAAAAEGRVEALYVLGADPVGDGLLRAKPGFLVVQELFLTETAALADVVLPAQSWAEREGTYTNGERRVQRFYPAIAAMGEARPDWQILAQIGERVGLGKPPFAAALVFKEIAAVVAPYKGLDYRTLAHVEAQWPIVGGPDLYFGGTAYANRQGLGQQWAAAAETGALPSYELPLDGPAGRSGGGLRVMRIPALYTPGTLIDHTDLLNRRMARPALYLNPADAGLYADGEALTVAVGGESFDVTATISDMAPAGVALLRGVPGAHPLGIEPAIVSRRPVAEMAAAD, from the coding sequence ATGAGTGACATGGTAACCTTGACGATTGACGGCGCGGAGATCTCCGTGCCCAAGGGAATGCTGGTCGTCGACGCGGCCAAGAAGATCGATATCGACATCCCGGTGTTCTGCTACCATCCCAAGCTGAACCCGGTCGGCATGTGCCGCATGTGTCTGGTGGAGATCGGCCTGCCGGTCATCGACCGGGCCACGGGGCAGAAAGTGCTGAACCCCGACGGCTCGGTGAAGCTGAACTTCGGCAAGGGGCTACAGACCGGCTGCACCGTCGTCGTCAGTGAGGGCATGGTCGTGCGCACGGCCACCGTGCCCGTCCAGGACGCCCGCGAGGACATCATCGAGTTCCTGCTGACCAGTCACCCGCTCGACTGCCCCGTCTGCGACAAGGGCGGCGAGTGCCCGCTGCAAAACCTGACCCTGGCCTACGGCCGCGACGAAAGCCGGATGGACTTCCGCGACAAGATGAAGCTGGCCAAGCACGTGCCGTTGGGCGAACTGATCGTCCTCGACCGCGAGCGCTGCATCCAATGCGCCCGTTGCACCCGCTTCCAGGCCGAGATCGTCGATGACCCGGTCATCCATTTCCACAACCGCGGCCGGCGGCTGGAGATCGTCACCTTCAGCGACCCCGGCTTCGACAGCTATTGGAGCGGCAACACGACCGATATTTGCCCCGTGGGCGCGCTCACCTCGTCGGACTTCCGCTTCGAGGCTCGGCCGTGGGAACTGACGCCGGTTGCCAGCATCTGCCCCCACTGCCCCGTCGGCTGCAACACGACGATGAGCACCCGCCGCGAGGCCATCTCCGGCGGCCGTAACGTCATCAAGCGCATCATGCCCCGCCAGAACGAGGCCGTCAACGAGATCTGGATCTGCGACAAGGGGCGCTTCGTCCACCACTTCGCCGACGCGCCGGAGCGACTGACCCGGCCGCTGGTACGGCGTGATAGTCGCCTGGAGCCGGTGTCGTGGGACGACGCGCTCGATTACGTGGCCGGCAAGCTGCAACAGCACAAGGGGGCCGCGGCCGGCATCGCCGGCGAACGGCTGAGCAACGAGGATTACTTCCAGTTCCAGCGCCTCTTCCGCCAGGGATTGGGCAGCGGCAACCTCGATCTGGCCGAGCGGCGACTGGCCGGCGGCGACGTGGTGGCCCAGGTGGGGCTGAGCCGCGGCAGCAACCTGCGAGACCTGAAGAAGGGCGACGTGATCCTGGTGGTGGCCGCCGATCTGCACGAGGAAGCGCCGGTGTGGTGGCTGCGCGTGAAGCAGGCCGCCGAGCGCGGCGCGACGCTGATCGTGCTGAATGCCCGCGCCACGCGGCTGGACAAATTCGCCCGCTATGCCCGGCATTACGCGCCGGGCGGGGCGCTGGCCGCGGCGCGCGAACTGCTGACGCTGGCCCACGTGGACACCGGCGCGCCCGAACCGGACAGCGCCGGGGCCGTGGCCGCCGCGCTGGTGGAAGCGGAAAATCTGGTCATCTTCTACGGCGCCGAGGGCCTGACCTACGACGAGAGCGACGCGCTGGCGCGGACGCTGGGCAATCTGCTGCTGCTGAAGCGGGGCGACGATGACACGGCCGCGTCCCACGCCGGGCGGCCCAATAACGGCCTGGTTCCCGTCTGGAGCCACGGCAACACGCAGGGCGCGTGGGACATGGGCATCCACCCGGCGTTTGGCCCCGGCTATACGGCGGCGGCCAACCAGGGGCGCGGCGCGGCCGAGATTTACGCCGCCGCCGCCGAGGGGCGCGTCGAGGCGCTCTACGTCCTGGGCGCGGACCCGGTGGGCGACGGCCTGCTGCGCGCCAAGCCGGGCTTCCTCGTCGTCCAGGAGTTGTTCCTGACCGAGACGGCGGCGCTGGCCGACGTGGTGCTGCCCGCCCAGAGTTGGGCCGAGCGCGAAGGCACCTATACCAACGGCGAGCGGCGCGTGCAGCGCTTCTACCCGGCCATCGCCGCCATGGGCGAGGCGCGCCCCGACTGGCAAATCCTGGCCCAGATCGGCGAGCGGGTGGGGCTGGGCAAGCCGCCCTTCGCCGCCGCGCTGGTCTTCAAGGAGATCGCCGCCGTCGTGGCTCCCTATAAGGGGCTGGATTACCGGACGCTGGCCCACGTGGAAGCGCAATGGCCCATCGTTGGCGGCCCCGACCTGTATTTCGGCGGCACGGCCTATGCCAACCGGCAAGGGCTGGGGCAGCAGTGGGCAGCGGCGGCCGAGACGGGCGCGTTGCCCAGCTACGAGTTACCGCTCGACGGGCCGGCCGGGCGGAGTGGCGGCGGGCTGCGCGTGATGCGTATCCCCGCGCTCTATACGCCGGGCACGCTCATCGACCATACCGACCTGCTGAACCGGCGCATGGCGCGGCCGGCGCTCTATCTGAACCCGGCCGACGCGGGCTTGTATGCCGACGGCGAAGCCCTGACGGTGGCCGTGGGCGGCGAGAGTTTCGACGTGACGGCGACGATCAGCGACATGGCCCCGGCGGGCGTGGCGTTGCTGCGCGGTGTGCCCGGCGCGCACCCGCTGGGCATCGAGCCGGCTATCGTCAGTCGCCGGCCGGTGGCCGAGATGGCCGCGGCGGATTAA